A DNA window from Candidatus Zymogenus saltonus contains the following coding sequences:
- a CDS encoding 30S ribosomal protein S12 has protein sequence MPTVNQLVRKGRKKLKSKTSAPALQGSPQKRGVCVRVYTTTPKKPNSALRKVARVRLTNQIEVTSYIPGVGHNLQEHSVVLIRGGRIKDLPGVRYHIVRGTLDSVGVQDRKKSRSKYGTKRPKV, from the coding sequence ATGCCCACCGTTAATCAATTGGTGAGAAAAGGAAGAAAAAAGCTCAAGTCAAAGACTTCGGCTCCGGCCCTGCAGGGGTCTCCGCAAAAGAGGGGGGTTTGCGTCAGAGTGTATACGACAACCCCAAAAAAGCCGAATTCCGCGCTCAGAAAAGTGGCCAGGGTCAGGCTCACCAATCAGATTGAGGTGACAAGCTATATTCCGGGGGTGGGACATAACCTTCAGGAACACTCGGTGGTCCTGATCAGGGGAGGGAGAATAAAAGACCTCCCGGGCGTCAGATACCACATCGTTCGCGGCACCCTTGACTCCGTAGGCGTGCAGGATAGAAAAAAGAGCAGGTCAAAGTACGGAACAAAAAGGCCCAAGGTCTAA
- the rpsG gene encoding 30S ribosomal protein S7 encodes MPRRRVVAKRGILPDPKYKDRLIAKFINCMMLKGEKSISERILYDSLDIVAEKSKDDPVRVFKKALDNIKPVIEVKSRRVGGSTYQVPVEVRPNRREALGIRWLISYSRNRSEKSMKERLAAEILDASNNKGSAVKKKEDTHKMAEANKAFAHYRW; translated from the coding sequence ATGCCGAGAAGGAGAGTAGTAGCGAAGCGGGGGATCCTGCCGGACCCGAAATACAAGGATAGGCTCATAGCGAAGTTTATCAACTGTATGATGCTGAAAGGTGAGAAGAGCATCTCCGAAAGGATATTGTATGACTCCCTCGATATCGTTGCGGAAAAATCTAAGGACGATCCGGTTAGGGTCTTTAAAAAGGCCCTGGACAACATAAAGCCCGTTATCGAGGTAAAGTCGAGACGGGTGGGTGGATCCACGTATCAGGTTCCGGTGGAGGTGAGGCCCAACAGGCGCGAAGCCCTCGGGATAAGATGGCTTATCAGTTACTCCAGGAATAGGAGTGAAAAGTCCATGAAGGAGAGGCTCGCCGCGGAGATTCTCGACGCATCGAACAACAAGGGATCGGCCGTAAAGAAGAAAGAGGATACCCATAAGATGGCCGAGGCCAACAAGGCATTTGCTCACTATCGCTGGTAG